The region GAACATTTCTCTCATAATGTTCCAAGCAAAATGATAATTGTCAATTTCAGCCACCCTCTTATCCTTGATGCAGAAAGATGTCTCTTTATAAGAACACGTTTACACCAAGCATCATCACGCAATGACAAGGAATACAGTTAAAAATCTGACCATGATTAAATTCAAGTATATGcctcatattttcatttaatttcagttcatctattgtaatagatttttttttgccaaaaccTGGTGCAAaccattgaattattttaaataacatttgaGATGGGATTTTTTGTGTAGGCTCCTTGCCACAGATGAAAAAACCAATGATGCAGCACAACACTATAAATTATGCTACTGCCACATGTCTGAATAGAGTACAGTGTGGGAACATTGCTGTCAACTACCCTTAAGAGGCAACTGATGCCTCAATGTAGACAGCTGGGGAGGAGTAATGTCATAATTGCCTAACATACAGTAAGTGATCCTGGAAGTCTACTGATCCATTGCTGAGGGATGACTGAAAGGTAAGAAAACAGGGTGGAGAAAACTGGTGACCCTAGCCTTAAGTAATAGTTCTAAAAAGAATACAagataaaatacatattttgttaAGAATAATTGGGTAACATACACATTATACAATCTGTGGTGGTAAAGCATCACTGCTTTGGAGGTATTTGAAGTTAATTTTCTTGCTCTCAACTAgaccctttaccagccattgtaaagCTGGCACATCAACTTCTACTTCACTGCACATAAACTCCTTGGGCCAAGTAACAATACACTTAAACACAAGCCAAAATCTCTAAATGTCTAATATTCCATAAAATTAATCAAATTTCAGTGTGAACTGAAActaagttttttttccatccacttcctggaaaacgatTTGACATTTAATAGGACTTCATTGTGTACCAGCGAGTGTGAATATGGTTCCGTTACAACAAAATCTACATTCTGCAGTGACCAAAAATCTGTTGGCTGAACTGATGAGGGCAGATGAAAATATCAAACccaatgtgaaggatcttgcaaggacCTGCActgaggaatggtccaaaatccctctgAAGGTGTTCCTTAAACTTGTCAAGCGTTAaaggaaaagactccatgctgttctCCTTGCCAGAAACCACTAAACcacgggtgccaataattatggaatcttgattttggtgaagtctcatttttatgaaattaatgCTCGATtctggttggttccattgaaacatgaataaagtaacatattgtTCACATTTTTACTTTCTCAGTAATCATAAagtgtttatattttaatttttattcttcatggcattcaTCGCTATTTTTGACATAATGTAAcccaaaatgataaataatgcTTCTAAGCATGAATAGCATCGATTAAGAAAAATGTTGTTACAATTCTGGTATTgaaattgtggttggaatgaaaaccagcacatacagggccccaggaccgagtttgggaaccactggccgatactggtcagagaagcccCTATGTGGGTCATcatgtaattggacaattggctggcGTTTCTTGGCCACCTGTGTGTCTTTGCAGCATTAGTATATACACAAAAGTTtcagagttgattctaggagtagaatttgcatttggagtctatTGCtattgtctctcaacatgaggaccaaataaGTGACAATACAAGTAAAGCAGGGCATCTTGACACTGATCACTCAGAATAAATTGATCAGAGATATAGCCATTAGGGGTGTTAAAATCAACCATTTGATTCATTGCTAGCGTGCAAGAATGCACTGATTAGCTCTGAAATAGCAATAGAAATTGCAGATGAACAGTattgtgcaaaggttttaggcacctgtataacattctgaaCAGATAAGCTTATTTCAAAGATAATTCGataaaaggtcctaaataaatgtactatacattttacattacattttagtaatttggcagaatagttaaaaactaatgaaatcaatattttttgtgaccacccggcgttaaaactgcataaatTCTCTGAcatggccaacgctgtcctgcaagacaatcagcagggaggttgttttTATTAAGAGTGGTCTGATAGTTATAAATAAGTTTATAACTAAAATTTCTCCctggcatttttttttgttgctgttgttctaaCTTTGTATCATCCATTATTTCTTTCACATCGGTTTTTTCCTCAGGTGAGAAATAAGATGGTAACCACCTTCATAATACCCGTTAACCCGTTAACACTTCCCAATTAGTTCAAAAACATTGCCCCGAAAGGGCAATTtacacctattttgtactagtcctagaAAAGTTTAAATATCTCACATGTGGAGTAAATAACTTGTAGGCTTGTACCATTctgaggcttgtaccattctgAAAATTTGAGACGGAACAAATTTATGTTAGAGCACGTACATATAGCGTACACAAAAGTCatattaaaatactaaaaaatTACAAAACGCCTTattagtttagcactgaatatcttaATTTCTAAGTAAAGGACCAACCCAAAACTACTTTATATAGAAACTGGATAAATATATTGACagacattcaaattccacaggagttttcccaaaactgcaccccaGATGTCCTCAATGGTCCCAAAacctctccaaatacaaaacatacacatatatttttgtctagacacatgaatgatcagaaaagcttatttttctataaaaacatattttttgatacaaaaaagaaaagtaacctcaacatgtgttttattcaaaaCTCCAAAAAAGATTACTCAACCTAACACTTtctaacaaatctgcatcacatttaatatTGAAgttcatttcaaaattaggttaaccagagccccgttagccaCGTTAGCCACGTTAGCCAGTACAAGTAGAAGTTTACGACATTTATGACAAGTCCACAACCTGTAATTACACATGACTGCCTATTTATTCGGCTATGCAAATGCagtgatattcctaaactgtccgtcgcctgaatatgacaccttataccttgttggaaaaggtgagaaacattacattagtttgctactgaaatgacctagcattCACACAAAAGAAACCAGTAGTTAATATgacatttgcttaggtatagtcccggcaaaaaaacattttctcgaAAATAGCCGAATGGATTACGGATTAGTCAGaacagtcatagcttcataactagatgggatatttggttccataaatatgtctgtattgaataattagcaaaacaaacttgtatttctaccggaaatatgttggccggacatttattcatgcaactacTGAATTGGATCttattgttcttatattggaacttGTTTTCTTGATGTAGAGAAAttgtatcaaggattgttagaatatccAAGTCCAAGTCCAAGTCTGTGACCAGGTCAGGGATGTGAACCGTTAGCGTGGCATGGGGGAGCCAGCTATTTTAtcaccctgcattgcaaataagtaACTGGTAAGAATCACACCTTCTGTTCTATAAGACCAGGagtatgcctgtagtcaaaagggttcaagaatagtaactatttaactttgggtatgtcatttttaagcttgtgttaagaaaaggggtgatattAAGGAGTTAAATAATAgctcagataaaaacttgatcaaggctgtctgggattacctggagagccaggagcaagtgagacagccaaagGCTGCAGAAGAACTCAGGTATATTTGGAACAAAtcaccagctgattttcttctAAAACTGCAGGACATTATACCAAAGAGAACTGATGCAGTTGTGAAGGCGAAcagtggtcacaacaaataatgatttgatttagttttgtCTGTATATTGCtcccttttaatttaattatttaattatatgccttacatatttattacattttacatatgcCTAAGGctcttgcacagtactgtaatctAGTGAACAATATTATAAAGAACCACTATATAAAATTTGCATTAGCTAAGATGTTTATATTAGTCCAGGAAAAAtggcaaattaaaaaatatgaatgtggtGAGGTATTTCTTCAGTGTTTTCTCTTGCCTTAATGCTGACGATAATTCTATATACAACATCAATCTTCTCTTGATGCTACAGCTGTGATAACAAGAAAGACCACcaacaaaagacagaaaaaagagCACACCTCTCTTGTGCCAGCATGTTCAGAGCTGTTCACCCACCTATGACAATCACGTTGTTCAGGAAGGTGCAGATCACCAGGAAGTAAAGCTTCTGCTTCCCGTTGTCTGGTCGATTTTTGAGCATGACCCTGAAGGAGCGCCCAACATGCATCAGGAGGGATGgcccatcctcctcttcctgtccctCGGCTAGCGTATTCAGGTCAGGGCTCGGCAGACACAGCAGGACGTACAGGATACTGATGAGATGGAATGTGCTGCATACCGAAAATGTCACCAGAAACTTATAGTTTTGCAGGAGGTACCCGCTGAGGAGGAACCCCACTGTCCCACCGATGAAGACCATGGACTCGGCCAGGGCTAACCGTCGGGTGCGGCTGCTGGCATCAGCGACGTCAGCCACGTAGCTGAAGCAGCTGAGGAACACGGAGACGTGACATCCCGAGATCCCCGTCACCAGGGCAACCGCCACGCACCAGTACACGCTAGCGCTTTCCACTACCGCCATGGCGATGAAGATGCAATTGCCAACCAGGGCCAGCAGGCTGGGCAGGACCATGCCCAACCTGCGGCCCCCTTGGTCAGACCAGGAGCCCAGCATTAAGGCTGGAGGGATGGACACCAGGCTGAGGGTTCCAGAATAGGCCAAGATAATGAAGGAGGACCGTCTCTGAATTTCAGCGTTCCCATTCAATCGTCTGGGATTGTCGCAGACCGTCGTGTTTGTTGGGAACATCTCATTGCACACCTAGCATAATGACAGAAGCAGAATGTACAGCACATGACAGTTAGTACAGACATGGATAAGCATATGTATTGTTCAGTAAAAAAGCAAAAGAGTTGGATGCAACATATTTTGGACAATATTTATGAGCTTTATAAGCTTTCTTATTGCTTCTGTGTGACAATTTAAGAAGGGATTTGTTCCTTGATTAATAGAATACTGCTTAATATGTCTGCAATGAAAGATACTCTGAATACAGATGCCCTTCCTCCTTGGGTTGTGCTTTGGGCAATTAAACATGCAACTGTTCTTTCTGGATATGCTAATCAAGGGACCTCATTGCATTGCAAGTTTTTCATTGTATGACACCTGTTGATTTAGAGATTGATACCTCTGTTGTGTGAATAAAGAAAATCAAAAAGCTAGACATTTTTAGTCAGATTCAGTAAGGCCAAAAAGCAAGGGTAACAATGAGTTCAAATTTCCAGCTAGTGCTCAGAAAAGGCTCAAAGATTTCTCTCGCAGCAAGAATATTCTTGAAGAACACTGAAAAAATATCAGACAGAAAAACATATCTCTTTAGCAAATGGGAATACAAGATGGTCATAgaatttaaatcacattttgttttcattccaaaaaCAAAGTATACTGATGTTTGATAAATTTGGTATCAACATAACATCCTTAACATTTCCCAAAGCTTTGAATCACATACATATAGGCCTATACAGTATCTACATTGAAATGGTATTTTGTAAACTGCAAAACAATTGCCACCAATTCATCTTAATCTAAAATatatcaataataaacatttaaaataactaTAACTACTATATTACTACTGgactgcatatatatatatatatatatatatatatatatatatatatatatataaatatttccaaTTAATTTAAACTTTGATTACACAGGGACTACATTTTGCCCAAGTCTTCTTGCAGATTATTTTTAAAGGcgtattatttttaaacaaagcgTTTTGCTTTTACACATtgtactttttttctctctctcatatccAGAACATTTTAATGCACGCTTCATGTTCTTTCACGAACAGATGCTGGCACTTGTATGTACGTTGTAACAAATGGATCCCTCTTTAGAGACTTAAAGTGCTCTTTCTTGTTTGAATAGAAGTGCGAGGCAGTGCTGCCAGTCGATGACATAGTATGGGACCAGGAGATTAGAAGCTTCGGGCTCATTCCCGCACGTTTACCTTGGCGATGACAAGCTGCTGAAATGCTGGGAAAACAATGAAAGTACTCGTCATGAAGAAGAAAAGAACGGGCTCCACAGCGAAAATCCCTCTTAGCCTTTCTCTCAACCCAGGCATTTTCACGAACCTAGCCGTTGCAATGACAAGTAAGGATAGAAAAGGAGTGAATAATTCGAACCAGGTCAACCTAGGTCACATGATAGTCAGCAGCCCAAAACTTAAAGTGCAAAGCAATACTTCTGTATGAACCTATACACTTCCTGATTTTGAAGTCACACTGCTACAACTTGACAACAAATCAGACCAGCTTTCACGACAGTACACTTCCTCGTTAGCTAAGTGCCATTTCACCCAAGTCAAACTACAAGAGAAAAAAAGTTTATCGACATTGCTTAGCACCCTTAAACCAATAAAGTCCGTGGAAGCAAGCCCACGTGACACAGAGTGTGGCTCTAAAAACAATTGGCGAATGACGGCTGCGAGGCGGATTTCAAAGCCCGGATGCAACGTGATGTAATAGGTATGAAAAATAAGCCCATCCTGAGGTTGCATTTACTTACAGTACAtgattaactttttttattctCACTGGTATATTTTCCATTgacaagaaaaaacatttgaaatatgtgCAATATTTGATAACAATTTTGAATAATtgctaaaataacaaaaattagtctgagaaaaaaaatacaaatttgcaACATTATAATAGTTTTAACACCgcatttgtttttacttttcttgAAGAAGAATTTATGCGTAACTATATCTCCTGTTATATGTGTCATGTCTTAaattttggattttatttattggaTTTTTAGATAGGAAATAGATGGTTGAATAAATTGATTAATGCATGTTCATGTACTGAAATGGTAGCTGCTATGCTTATTTGGACTAAACAGAGTCATGTTGGTTTaatgtacaaacaaataaataaacctgcttccccatctttttttattaccaAATTTGTCTGGAGGATGTGAGCCACAAAAGCAAACTGTTATCAGTTGTAAGCAATCTATCCTTCAGGTATAATGCTAGGcctatattgtacagtatgtgataaGAATAACACACATCTTCAACAACACAGAAATTTGGCGAAATATCTTGCATAATTTCCACTTTAGTGCCAGATTTTGAAAGGTAGGCTTTTATAGTATCTGGGTGTGAGCACAATGAAAtcacccagaaatgtgaaatgactTATGCTGCAGCCAACATCATTGTATATTTTGATGGTGGAGAAGAGGATGGACTTGTCTACTCCAGTAATGGAACAGTGGAGCGAGCAACATGATCTCACTGAGCGAGCAATTTGTCATGCCCTGGAAATCTGTTCTCATATACCGAATCTTGGATAAGCGCCACCCCACAATGACATTCTGCAATTGCAAGGAGAATaataatagatataaaatagaAGGGGAGAGAATGCATTCATCAGAGTAGTACTTAACGTCTTGTTAACTTCAACTACTAGGGGCAGATTTTGGAACACAGATGCCCATTTCAGGGGTCAGAACATTCAGTCACCTGTCATCGAATTAGTGTGAGACCAGAAcagaggagggtggtagtggaatAAAGGAGTATGCATTTTTTGAGTAATGGGACACACccctagagatctcattgagttGAATTTGTAGAATCAGGCGTGCCAAATTAGGGATGAAATGATggtagattacattacattacattattggcatttggcagacgctcttatccagagcgacgtacaacaaagtgcatacccataaccagggataagttcgctgaaagaccctagagggaagtacaatttaaactgctacctgtacaacaaagataaggacgagggccaattattattttatttattttatttattttatttattttatttattattattttattattaaagaaacaaacaaacagagcaaaagtgaccaaagttaactatccaaacactgcttacctagccaactaaaaatactgatacacaaagcaagtcacagagacaacaattaaggttcacagggaggtagggagggatggggagaggtgctgtttgaagaggtgtgtcttcagcttgcgcttgaaggtggggagagattctacagttctgacctcaacggggagttcgttccaccaccgtggagccagaacagacagtagtcgtgagcgtgaggtggaggttcggagaggggtgaggtgccaagcggcctgtggaggctgaacgaagaggtctggcaggggtgtagggtctgataattttttgtagataagctggggaagaccctttaactgcttggaaggctagcaccaatgttttgaatttgatgcgagtcaTGACAGGctgccagtggagggaagtaagcaggggggtgacgtgtgagtatttgggaaggttgaagaccagacgagctgctgcattctggatgagttggaggggtctgatggcggatgttgggaggccagccaagagggaattgcagtagtccaggtgggacagaaccatcgcttggaccaggagctgggtcgagtagggggtcagaaaggggcggattctccgtatgttgtataggaagatcctgcaagaccgggtcaccgccccaatgttctcggaaagggacagtctgctgtccatcaccacgccgaggttccttgcactgggtgacggtgtgagtgtggtatccccgagggaaatggagagatccagatggggagaggtattagcagggatgaatatcatttcagtcttgcctgggttgagctttagatggtggttgtccatccagctctggatgtccctcaggcatgCAGaaatacgggctgaaacctgcgtatcagacggtgGGAATGAGACGAAgggttgggtatcgtccgcgtagcagtggtaggatagcccatgtgcagtgatcacagggccaagggagcgagtgtaaagagaaaaaagaagcgggccaaggactgagccctggggaactcctgtggcgaggggccaaggtgtcgataccgaaccagcccagacaacctggaaggagcgaccagagaggtaggactcaatccagtccagggctgtgccacagatgcccgttgctgacagggcagacaggaggatggagtgatccacagtgtcgaaggcagcagagagatctagaagaatgaggacagaggagagggaggctgctcgtgcggcatggagtgactcactgacggagaggagcacagtctctgtcgagtggcccgatctgaagccagactgatgggggtctagcaggttgttgttagaaaagaaagaaaaaagttgagtagaagcggctcgttctatagttttagaaaggaaaggaagaagagatcccgggtggtagttctggatgatggagggatccagagtaggcttttttagctgcggagtgatgtgggccctcttggaggatgccggaaaacagccggaagacagggaggagttgacaagggaggtgacaaatgggagaatgtcaggtgtgatagtttggagaagagaagaggggatagggtcaagggcacaggttgtagggcggtggcagagcaggagttgagaaacatcagagtctgtaaggggggagaaagtggaaaaggaagggatgggcctagaggggggaagggcacagtgaggggggcggtggttgtaaaggatctgcggatgactgtgaccttctcatcgaagaaatcagcaaagtcatcagcagcgaaggaggactgaggagaaggaggcggtgcgttgaggagagaggagaaaatagagaaaagtttccgggggttagaagcggagttctgaatttgtgtttgatagtatttcgctttggcggcagtgacagtggaagagaatgccgccaggagagactggtaagtcgtgaggtctgaagcgtctctggatttcccccacttcctctccgctgtgcggaggctggccctggaggtacggagggtgtcagatatccaaggactgggaggggatgtgcgaggtggctttgagacagggggacagagagagtcaaaggcggaggagagagatgaaaggagggtggcagatgcagagttagtggggagtttgaagaaggattcgagaggggggagtgaggtggtgacggtgctggcaaaggaagagggtgagagggagtggaggttacggcgggctgaggaagtgtgggtaggaggagggggaggaggatggggaggaagagggagggagaatgagatgaattggtgatcagatgtatgcagaggggtaaccgtgaaatcggagcatgagcagttcctcacaaagacaaggagaatcagtggggtgccatcctcagggaaggagctgagaatggtgtctagctcatcaaggaagtttcccaggggccctggaggatggtagataactgcaatgaaaaggttagtatagggtaggatactgcaacagaatggaattcaaaagtggatatgggagtgtgggagaaggagaaggaggatgagagggcagcgggagttgcggtgttgtcaggtgtgatccaggtctccttgagggcaaggaattgtagggactgtagggaggcatacgcagggatgaagtcagccttccgagtggcagactggcagttccatagtccccctgtgacagcaaagtcctcacagggggacagcggggggtagctgaggttcgaggggttccgacaccgtggaggcccacgtcgcagggggtgtcttcgagggagagagcagactgggatggggtgaagcataacatcacaaactgggacggagcgacgTTGCTCTGACAAGCCTATTTATCGTgtcagatctccaggaatagggttgggcagcccagtTCTAGATTGAAAACAACGAAAAAGAAGACCAAACTGACTTACAACACATGAACTTGATTTGAGGGGGGGAAtccaaaattcaaaattcatgCAAAGTAATCTGctcaaaaatggaaaattaagTCAAAGAAACAATGCTAGGTGAGGAGGTTTATTGATATCTCTTCATGAATTTTTGTTTCTGGAAACATTACATCTTATTAGCTTACCGTATGCAATACATGCATAATTCCCTTTAAAGAATATCCAGAGTCCATATCAGAGATTGAAAATTCCCTCAAGATTCTGTACATTAAACATCCCAGTGTTACAAATGAGCAGGACGTATGTCATCAATTTCATGCCATAAGGGTGTTCTGAATGATGGTACCCTGCAATTCACTGATAATGGGAAGCTCCTGTGTTATATGATAAAAGAGTGCTTGTACATATATTTCCAGTTACCCTGTGTTTAGTATTACTGAGACAAGATTTAAATATCCTTGTTCCTCCACATGTCATTTTCATGTTGCACCCATATGCACCCTTTTTAATCCCCCATATTTCTGCGAATATGCCAAACCCATTGTCATTCCTAAATTACCAGCACTGGATGACAAATGTGTATTACACTTGATATCTACCATACTATATTggtaaaatatttttggaaaccGGTAGCAAGTATAgattcttttttcatttaatctGGTGCAGGAATCTCATTCATTTGAAATAACTCAATTGGAAGCATCCTTGCTTCTGGTACAAACTGACATCTTGTGACGTTCACCATTTACAGAACCTTTACTTTCATACACCTGGGAGTGTCGGAAACACAGTAATGTTTCTGGGCTGTTCGTGTATTCTTCAAAGGAAGACCTAGAACAACTTTTTTTGAAAACAGATACTTCATGCAAATATACACAGTTTATATATTCATGattctaaatatattttcaagcaATGTCTTCTGTGTGGCGGTTGACTGATAACTGACTGTAACCTATTTTACCTGATGCAGTAGAGACAAAGCTTTGCTTTAATTGTGACACATtgaagaatggagaaaaatgacAATGAGTTATGTTGTGTGAAAATACTACATTggcactgactgatgttttgtaaACTTTAATTTATGAAGCTACATCATTTAATTTAGTCACTATTTAAGTCATTAGTTGATGACCCATATCCTCCTTGTGTTGAGATAAAATTGGCATGGCATCATAATAGAGCATACTATTCAGTTTCATACCAGGATTTCCTATTTAATACCATAATATTATTAACATACATATTAAcattacatatactgtacatttattatcatttttctgAGCCTTTCAGACTTAGGGAATAGACTACTAATGTTGCAGCCGATGATGGTAATTTGTTACCGAGTGAATAATGCCATAATCAGTATTCTACAGGACAGCTAATGGCTACTGTccaatattttttctttctcctgctGGACAATGTTCACTGTCTAAATACTATGGTATAGACCTCACaaaatttaaaattgaattaattgagAAATACACATTAACAATGCACGTGCAGCAAGCCAACAACTTCTCCCTCCCTGGGCATTGCTATGGCAATTATGTTTTACCTCACAGCACTCCTGGCAATTATTGACACTGAAAAGCCCATATTCACTGCAGAACATATCCTCCTGAGACTCAGCAggaataaaatacatatatattttccataataaaagtgtcttggatgactaAAAATGTTGCAGTGTGAGTATAttcaaaaatgtgatttatttaaatttcattGGATGTCCATTGTAGTGTGGGCTTCAGCATAGTACATTAGAATATAACACCAATAGAAATAATTATCAACCAGGAGTTTGAACAGGGGTATTTGCCTCAGTTTCTCAGACTCACAGGGTTGATTCCAATG is a window of Conger conger chromosome 1, fConCon1.1, whole genome shotgun sequence DNA encoding:
- the zgc:174356 gene encoding lysosomal proton-coupled steroid conjugate and bile acid symporter SLC46A3; this encodes MPGLRERLRGIFAVEPVLFFFMTSTFIVFPAFQQLVIAKVCNEMFPTNTTVCDNPRRLNGNAEIQRRSSFIILAYSGTLSLVSIPPALMLGSWSDQGGRRLGMVLPSLLALVGNCIFIAMAVVESASVYWCVAVALVTGISGCHVSVFLSCFSYVADVADASSRTRRLALAESMVFIGGTVGFLLSGYLLQNYKFLVTFSVCSTFHLISILYVLLCLPSPDLNTLAEGQEEEDGPSLLMHVGRSFRVMLKNRPDNGKQKLYFLVICTFLNNVIVIGEQSILLLYLTYKPREFTTEMYGVFNSTRMLLLGFSLMGIFPLLLRYFGEMTLAKMSAFFRTASYVLMAFSTNTWMVFLVAVVGAPSGIPQAVIRSLSSAIVDLNEQGAMFSFMASMEALCIIVSAVLFNGIYPLTLTSFPGMVFIVMAGFAFISLIFIQWISEMPTTQPLQSDQD